The following proteins come from a genomic window of Oceanibaculum indicum P24:
- a CDS encoding TAXI family TRAP transporter solute-binding subunit encodes MTKDYSISRRETLLGSLGLAAAAGMLVPSTSVFAQQANRWGSSSIGSTGYVIIEALASTVNKHTKLKNSSMATSGGAENMALIGENQMEFCQTTSTDWQPAVNGEKPYGKKIDVNQVLAYTVFNCTPMVRADSPIKTLADLEGKRCMPSPAGSSTAAMWRVLFEAAGIKVNWTYGSWRESYDALRAGAVDCIPSLFTNSRPAPILTELEATTPVRILPIPTDVMKKAQAINPGVVSGELNPTDWKTIDKPMDVASFSGILACHPKVSEEDVYQVCKAIFDNAAEVQSIGKQLKDIDAKFGARYLMTGFKVHKGAAKYFKEKGLWRDELTIAS; translated from the coding sequence ATGACCAAGGATTATTCGATCTCCCGCCGCGAGACGCTGCTCGGCAGCCTCGGCCTGGCCGCCGCCGCCGGTATGCTGGTTCCCAGCACCAGCGTCTTCGCGCAGCAGGCGAACCGCTGGGGTTCGTCCTCTATCGGTTCCACCGGCTACGTCATCATCGAGGCGCTGGCCTCGACGGTGAACAAGCACACCAAGCTGAAGAATTCCTCCATGGCCACCAGCGGCGGCGCCGAGAACATGGCGCTGATCGGCGAGAACCAGATGGAGTTCTGCCAGACCACTTCGACCGACTGGCAGCCCGCCGTGAATGGCGAGAAGCCCTACGGCAAGAAGATCGACGTCAACCAGGTGCTGGCCTACACGGTGTTCAACTGCACCCCGATGGTGCGCGCCGACAGCCCGATCAAGACGCTGGCCGACCTGGAAGGCAAGCGCTGCATGCCGTCCCCGGCCGGCAGCTCGACCGCGGCCATGTGGCGCGTGCTGTTCGAGGCGGCGGGCATCAAGGTGAACTGGACCTACGGTTCCTGGCGCGAGAGCTATGACGCGCTGCGCGCGGGTGCGGTGGATTGCATCCCCTCGCTGTTCACCAACAGCCGCCCGGCGCCGATCCTGACCGAGCTGGAAGCCACCACCCCGGTGCGCATCCTGCCGATCCCGACGGATGTCATGAAGAAGGCCCAGGCCATCAATCCGGGCGTCGTCTCCGGCGAGCTGAACCCGACCGACTGGAAGACCATCGACAAGCCGATGGATGTCGCTTCCTTCTCCGGCATCCTGGCCTGCCATCCGAAGGTGAGCGAAGAGGACGTCTATCAGGTCTGCAAGGCGATCTTCGACAATGCCGCCGAGGTGCAGTCCATCGGCAAGCAGCTGAAGGACATCGATGCCAAGTTCGGCGCGCGCTACCTGATGACCGGCTTCAAGGTCCACA